One genomic segment of Borrelia coriaceae includes these proteins:
- the nusB gene encoding transcription antitermination factor NusB, giving the protein MDLRHKARVLAFQKIYSIDVNCKARDNIYDIFNLEDHGLDLEEDLKLFYSVLVNGTYENLEFIDKLISGISLNWRLERMDKVDLAILRMSVYSLKFQNLDVPKRFIIDEAILIAKRYGSKNSYKFVNGILDALLKNMESSFESSK; this is encoded by the coding sequence ATGGACTTGAGACATAAGGCTAGAGTATTAGCTTTTCAAAAAATTTACAGTATTGATGTTAATTGTAAGGCACGAGATAATATTTATGATATTTTTAATCTTGAAGATCATGGATTGGATTTAGAAGAGGATTTAAAATTATTTTATTCTGTTTTGGTTAATGGTACTTATGAGAATTTAGAATTTATTGACAAATTGATTAGTGGTATTTCTCTTAATTGGCGTTTAGAGCGTATGGATAAGGTTGATCTTGCCATATTGAGGATGAGTGTATATTCACTTAAGTTTCAAAATTTGGATGTTCCCAAGAGATTTATAATAGATGAAGCTATTTTGATTGCCAAAAGGTATGGCAGTAAAAATTCTTATAAATTTGTTAATGGGATACTTGATGCTTTGTTGAAAAATATGGAGAGCTCATTTGAAAGCAGCAAATAA